The Prosthecobacter vanneervenii genome has a segment encoding these proteins:
- a CDS encoding beta strand repeat-containing protein, whose protein sequence is MRTFSFVGHSSRIQWLSALLVLLFACNAAAQTALTWDANTGTTGPQNTDGTTATLIWNTSNLNWWNGTSNVAWVNSASAIAQFGTSVPTPANANPVSIASDIQLAELRFLAVTTGSIAAGQQYTLNGDVAGRIIDFGTNGLIQMEDRSSGGSQFVTLGSNLRLQGTNLRIQKYGSGTVMQFITLGMSQNPNLTGTFTVGGSIYANITVPNTLQNVSRIIVEYGGSLVTNTAGSTWFQPFSLAGYGSGLLNNGTAYGAIRMIASNITYSGGFTLTADAGVNTSSSGSNSTGIVINAPITESGGSFSFSRFAFNGNGTLSMAAANTYSGATVLGRAVSGTTGSVTILDFTAATSPQNDILYNGVTTPGALSFIGGGAVTTLRLAGKDGQTNSQRFGNVTVGGTFSTLELLPGVGGNVNVSLGTITQTSTAGALSVYNPLASNSLSTTSAPGFFGPWLTYTGEMGRRSWAQATSTGLLSSGYSGSAAYTTGGSLSTTPFSITSNATIDNTSTGAVALAAGVTYLNTLSMYDLQSDRQISLGTGQTLRFSTSGGIQIINGALNLTVGISGQTSTLSAGGSVNNTAAPLFLSNESDTSVLTINSAIANNGSGAVTLVVNGAPGSRTVLTGTNTYTGGTQIYSGILEIRSAGALGTSGTVAIIESGGGTLGLSGGVTLNRAVAGTGGFGDGGNGAIRSLSGTNTISALITQTGASYISADAGATLNISATTSSTNAIDGTFPLTLGGAGTITIGGRIAISTGTLTKVGTGLLTLNGDSSFTGGTTISGGTLMLGNANALGAATTSTTIPIITISTGGTLDLNGQSIANRNYTLSGAGALNVGSLINSSASAATITGTTTTGLVSLTAASTAGGSGNITLNNTTGITGNFLLTKIGSGTLTIIDTTTTSARTGVNEIDAGTLRVQSALAIAPIGTGAYVLNGGTLSLGFDVTNTMTNVVNVLASSGITADRASAGAGGIVETLGALTIGGSTLTVTTGANVTSSTIGLTLGTTTIGGPSLAPGNPTFDVQSSANAAMTLTLGGLSDQAIGPRTITFQNSGSAASSVILGTAAASLVDGTAITLGSTGGALTLNLNVASVLGTLAQVTVGSGNTLNLGAAQTIGSLSGSGNITGAFVLTVGNAATASVYNTTYSGVLGFGGSGTGLTKAGLGTLTLSGVNAYTGATAVNLGTLKLASATALGATSGVTISTAGTLDLNGQNTDRNFTIGSTGLNSNGALINSSSTTSTITGTTAISSGSNIGGTGNITFNNATGLTGNFQLTKFGSGTLRIIDTTTTSARTGANQINGGTLRVESASATALNPVGTGGWIFFGGALSLGFDTANSTISGTATVHNSISLITDVATLNNTAVTHTLGNFVINNNSTLTVQTGSNVASGGTQGLTMGTVTLNGNATFDVQNSASATTRLTLGAWTDLAIAPRTLTFTNTGTAATNSLVTLGNSATSLVDGTVINLNSGTNAGVTVTVSAVTGLGPLSQVSVNGSSVLTAGVTGIVLGSLSGNGTVNANGAYTLTIGSTSTSSSLSTTFSGVLSNGTGTLTLVKSGNGTLTLSGSASNTLTGSTSVNSGTLVLAKTGGATAVTTIMSIGVAAASTAGNATVRLGADNQMAYTTSGQDDFLTINAGGTLDTNGYRLTLNSFAGFGATITGSGTVAVNRTGGTITFGGISSISSTLQITTSTGSGSALRTMQVTNVVDQLTISGSITQAAGVAGSFNKTTSGTLIFSGDNSYSGLTTVTAGILNIRSATALGTTAAGTVVNSGGTLQIQGGITTTAEGLTLAGSTGFAGVTGINIQTGALVNVSGVNNYTGLVGLSTGAATISSDSGTLNLTNTGTISGAGLGLTLAGAGDGSISSIIGITTGVLTKNGTGTWTLKGVNTSTGGIAINAGTLKLGDGISGSWNNALGLTYTGSGTFAYGGIALGGGTQGLGALTLTSGGGTLRVDAPSSGTNALTFASLASPAYGTGLNILSPASTSVTITGSSNTNGILDPRIIYNGADFAASTSGLIGAAATTTATSSLTAGNTTPYLISSSFAQTTSAIINAGLKFASSYTLTISNGVLLTINNGTNTAGGILVSGGASDVIADGGGASGLSTGGSGDLVIYTATAADSLTLQVPVTSSTTGGVTKNGAGSLTLSVASTYTGATSINAGTLILGNALSLSTSAATVQVGGVLDLNGQLAANAVTLNGTGISSSGALINNSGTAATIGALTIGLGNGTGGIGASIGGSGSITSTGVLTGDNLLVKTGTGTVTFGNNAGTALASTRVGATRIDSGTLRISNSTSALGTTAAAVILNGGALSLGSTASVVAYPVYVTASSAIVSDVFTAGAGLTHTLGALTIGTQTLTITAGGNVTTASTNAGVTFGATSLLGNPTFDVQSPSTATSGTTTLTLGALSDLGVARTLTFTNSGSSSTNSIVTLGTAMVSLIDGTLVNLNAGSSAGVTLNLNVAAALGTLAQVNIGTNSILNLGAAQTIASLSGSGRVTGAFVLTVGNANSGTAFSTTYSGVLGFGSVGTGLNKNGIGTLTLSGANAYTGSTTVTLGILQLGSSSALGATSGVTISAGGTLDLNGQSTGRNFTSVNGAGFNNGGAIINSSSTTGTITGSMVLGAAASMGGTGNITINNTTGLTGNFQLTKIGTGTLTFIDTTTTSARTGANQINDGTLRLQSAALTAVSPLGTTGAWTLNGGTLSLGFDTANNLMTGTITLNANATIVTDVATLNNAAVTQTMGSMVVNNNSTLTVQTGGNVAAGGTQGLTLGGVTLNGNVTFDVQNSATATTRLTLGAISDVAIAPRTLTFTNTGSATTNSLVTLASTTGSLVDGTVVNLNSGTNAGVTLNVITAATALGSLAQLNVNGSSIFTAGISSIVLGSLSGNGTVNASTAATLTIGSVSSSTVLSTEFTGTLGNGTGTLALTKNGLGTLTLSGANSYSGATIVSLGVLKLNNATALGATTGVTISAGGTMDLNGQSTDRNFTSISGYGQNGAGAITNSSATTATITGTTVLGAVAKIGGTGNITVSNTGGLTGNALLTKFGTGTLTFISTAASARSGANQIDAGTLRLQAATAIATIGTGAMALNGGTLSLGYDAGGTVGGVVNVLTSSTIIADRASAGAGGYALTLGALTIGSSTLTIQAGGNVTSGTIGLTLGAVSIGGSSMQGGNPVFDVQGSASATAMLALGAITDQSITARTLTFQNSGTGASTVTLTAAATSLVDGTIVNLASTGSAVTVNLNAAGALGSFAQVSVSSGNTLSLGAAQTIASLNGAGTVTASVDSILTIGNLASPTVSNSTFNGVLSGSVSISKTGSGSLTIGGSSSNTYSGSSGTVITSGAVILAKTGGAVAIPTNLTLGSVNGNNGTASLQTNGSNQIASTAAVTINAGSSMNLNGYNQAVGNLNGTPGSTIVNNAASTTATLTIGSNDATGGQFLGTIADNSGSGGTMALTKTGAGSSLLGGWNSYSGATLVQGGSLQVGGSGAGSTGTGAVTVQNGATLLGTGTVQGSSFTALSGSTVQAGDAAAASSFGTLTFKPSSGSGVIDFQAGSTIVLNLNPGGTSDLLNIIGTGSSTLLFNGNITITAPGFTPTVAAVFNLIDWSGLASAPTFDSRFTYLGLLTGNGDEASGFDLPDISSSGLAWDISGFITNGTIAIVPEPSRWMLLGMSLALSLLRRRRR, encoded by the coding sequence ATGCGCACCTTCTCCTTCGTTGGTCATTCATCCCGCATTCAATGGTTGTCAGCCCTGCTGGTTTTGCTGTTCGCATGCAATGCAGCAGCGCAGACCGCCCTCACATGGGACGCAAACACCGGCACCACCGGCCCGCAAAACACCGATGGCACCACGGCCACGCTGATCTGGAACACCTCCAATCTGAACTGGTGGAATGGCACCAGTAATGTGGCCTGGGTAAACTCCGCCTCCGCCATCGCACAATTTGGCACCAGCGTGCCGACACCGGCAAATGCCAACCCAGTCAGCATCGCCTCGGACATCCAGCTCGCGGAGCTGCGCTTTCTCGCCGTCACCACTGGCTCCATCGCTGCGGGGCAGCAATACACGCTCAACGGAGATGTAGCTGGACGTATCATCGACTTTGGCACCAACGGGCTGATCCAGATGGAAGACCGCTCCTCCGGCGGATCACAGTTTGTCACACTGGGGTCCAATCTGCGGCTGCAGGGCACCAACCTGCGCATCCAAAAGTATGGCAGCGGCACCGTCATGCAGTTTATCACATTGGGCATGTCGCAGAATCCGAACCTCACGGGCACATTTACCGTAGGCGGCAGCATCTACGCCAATATCACCGTACCAAACACACTGCAGAATGTGAGCCGAATCATCGTGGAGTACGGTGGCTCCTTGGTCACCAACACCGCAGGCTCCACCTGGTTTCAGCCTTTCAGCCTGGCGGGCTATGGCAGCGGCCTGCTGAACAACGGCACCGCCTACGGAGCCATCCGCATGATCGCCAGCAACATTACCTACAGCGGCGGATTCACGCTCACGGCAGATGCCGGGGTAAACACTTCCAGCAGCGGCTCTAACTCGACCGGCATCGTCATCAATGCCCCGATTACTGAAAGCGGCGGCAGCTTTTCCTTCAGCCGCTTTGCCTTCAATGGCAACGGGACGCTCTCCATGGCGGCCGCAAACACTTACAGCGGTGCCACGGTGTTGGGGCGGGCTGTCAGCGGCACCACCGGCAGCGTGACCATCCTGGACTTCACCGCCGCCACCTCTCCTCAGAATGACATCCTCTACAATGGGGTGACCACACCGGGGGCGCTCAGCTTCATCGGCGGTGGCGCAGTAACCACTCTTAGACTCGCAGGCAAAGACGGACAGACCAACAGCCAGCGGTTTGGAAATGTCACCGTCGGCGGCACCTTCAGCACGCTGGAACTGCTGCCCGGCGTGGGCGGAAATGTAAATGTGTCTCTCGGCACGATCACGCAAACCTCCACGGCGGGCGCGCTATCGGTGTACAACCCGCTGGCCTCCAACAGCCTCTCCACCACGTCCGCACCGGGCTTCTTTGGCCCCTGGCTCACCTACACTGGCGAGATGGGCCGCCGCAGCTGGGCGCAGGCCACAAGCACAGGCCTGCTCAGCAGCGGCTACAGCGGCAGCGCGGCCTATACCACGGGCGGCAGCCTTAGCACCACGCCCTTTAGCATCACCTCGAATGCCACGATCGACAACACCTCCACTGGTGCTGTGGCATTGGCTGCGGGTGTCACCTACCTCAACACGCTTTCCATGTATGACCTGCAATCGGACCGCCAGATCAGCCTGGGCACGGGGCAGACGCTGCGCTTTAGCACTTCGGGCGGTATTCAGATCATCAACGGAGCACTGAATCTGACGGTGGGTATCAGCGGCCAGACCAGCACGCTCTCCGCAGGTGGATCGGTGAACAACACTGCGGCCCCTCTGTTTCTCAGCAATGAATCCGACACCTCCGTGCTCACGATCAACTCCGCCATCGCCAACAACGGCAGCGGTGCTGTGACGCTGGTGGTGAATGGAGCGCCGGGCTCACGCACCGTGCTGACGGGAACGAATACCTACACAGGCGGCACGCAGATCTACAGCGGCATCCTGGAGATCCGCAGTGCGGGGGCTCTGGGCACGAGCGGCACGGTGGCCATCATCGAGTCAGGCGGAGGCACGCTGGGACTTTCCGGCGGCGTCACGCTCAATCGCGCCGTGGCTGGCACTGGTGGATTTGGGGATGGCGGCAACGGAGCCATTCGCAGCCTGAGCGGAACAAACACCATTTCCGCTCTCATCACGCAGACCGGGGCCAGCTACATCAGTGCCGATGCCGGAGCCACGCTGAACATCTCCGCCACCACGTCCTCTACCAATGCCATCGACGGGACGTTTCCTCTCACGCTGGGCGGAGCGGGAACCATTACCATAGGTGGGCGCATCGCCATCAGCACAGGCACTCTGACAAAAGTGGGCACCGGTCTTCTGACCCTCAATGGAGACAGCTCTTTCACAGGCGGCACCACCATCAGCGGCGGCACTCTGATGCTGGGAAATGCCAACGCACTCGGCGCGGCCACCACCTCCACCACCATCCCGATCATCACCATCAGCACAGGAGGCACGCTGGATCTCAACGGGCAGTCGATCGCCAACCGCAACTACACGCTTTCCGGAGCGGGTGCCTTGAACGTCGGGTCCCTGATCAATAGCAGCGCTTCGGCAGCCACCATTACGGGCACCACCACGACCGGGCTCGTGAGCCTCACAGCCGCCTCCACGGCAGGCGGCTCCGGCAACATCACCCTCAACAACACCACCGGCATTACCGGCAACTTTCTGCTGACCAAGATCGGCAGCGGCACGCTGACGATCATCGACACCACCACCACGAGCGCACGCACTGGAGTGAATGAGATCGATGCTGGCACATTGCGGGTGCAGTCCGCGCTGGCCATCGCCCCCATCGGCACCGGTGCCTATGTGCTGAATGGCGGCACGCTCAGCCTGGGCTTTGATGTGACCAACACCATGACCAATGTGGTGAACGTGCTCGCCAGCTCCGGCATCACGGCAGATCGTGCCAGCGCTGGTGCTGGCGGCATCGTGGAGACACTGGGCGCGCTCACCATCGGCGGCAGCACCTTGACCGTGACCACCGGCGCCAATGTGACCAGCAGCACCATCGGCCTGACGCTGGGCACGACAACCATCGGCGGCCCTTCGCTTGCACCGGGAAACCCCACCTTTGATGTGCAGAGCTCCGCCAATGCTGCAATGACGCTGACACTCGGTGGCCTGAGTGATCAAGCCATCGGCCCACGCACCATCACCTTCCAAAACAGCGGCTCCGCAGCCAGCAGCGTCATCCTGGGCACGGCGGCCGCCAGCCTGGTGGATGGCACGGCGATCACGCTTGGCAGCACGGGTGGTGCATTGACGCTGAATCTGAACGTCGCCTCCGTTTTGGGCACCCTGGCGCAAGTCACCGTCGGCAGCGGCAACACGCTGAATCTAGGAGCAGCGCAGACCATCGGCTCGCTGTCCGGCAGTGGAAACATCACCGGCGCTTTTGTGCTTACCGTGGGAAATGCCGCCACCGCAAGCGTGTATAACACCACCTACTCCGGCGTACTGGGCTTTGGAGGATCGGGCACCGGTCTGACCAAGGCAGGGCTGGGCACGCTCACGCTCAGTGGCGTCAATGCCTACACCGGAGCGACCGCCGTTAATCTCGGCACACTCAAACTGGCCAGCGCCACCGCATTGGGAGCAACCTCCGGCGTGACAATCAGCACCGCGGGCACGCTGGACCTGAACGGACAAAATACCGACCGCAATTTCACCATCGGCAGCACGGGCCTCAACAGCAACGGCGCCCTCATCAACAGCAGCAGCACAACTTCCACCATTACAGGCACGACGGCCATCTCCAGTGGCTCCAACATTGGCGGCACCGGCAACATCACCTTCAATAATGCCACCGGTCTCACCGGCAACTTCCAGCTCACCAAGTTTGGCAGCGGCACGCTCAGAATCATCGACACCACCACCACGAGCGCACGCACCGGAGCCAATCAAATCAATGGAGGCACGCTGCGTGTGGAGTCCGCATCGGCCACTGCGCTTAACCCCGTTGGCACGGGAGGCTGGATCTTCTTTGGCGGCGCCCTCAGCCTCGGTTTTGATACGGCCAACAGCACTATCAGCGGAACAGCCACAGTACACAACAGCATCAGCCTCATCACCGACGTGGCCACGCTGAACAACACTGCGGTGACGCACACGCTGGGAAATTTCGTCATCAACAACAACAGCACTCTCACCGTGCAGACCGGCTCCAACGTTGCCTCCGGTGGAACTCAGGGGCTGACAATGGGAACGGTAACGCTGAATGGCAATGCCACCTTTGACGTGCAGAACTCAGCTTCTGCCACTACAAGGCTGACGTTGGGAGCATGGACGGACCTCGCCATCGCGCCACGCACGCTCACCTTTACCAACACCGGCACGGCCGCGACCAACAGCCTCGTGACTCTAGGAAACTCTGCCACCAGTCTGGTGGATGGCACGGTGATCAATCTCAACAGCGGCACGAATGCTGGTGTGACCGTGACTGTGAGCGCCGTCACAGGACTGGGCCCGCTCTCCCAGGTGAGTGTGAACGGCAGCAGCGTGCTGACGGCGGGAGTCACCGGCATCGTGCTCGGCTCCCTGAGTGGAAACGGAACGGTGAACGCCAACGGTGCCTACACGCTCACCATTGGAAGCACCAGCACGAGCAGCTCTTTGAGCACCACCTTCAGCGGTGTGCTCAGCAACGGCACCGGCACACTCACGCTGGTGAAATCCGGCAACGGTACGCTGACACTGAGCGGCAGCGCCTCCAACACCCTCACGGGCTCCACCTCCGTAAATTCCGGCACTCTCGTGCTGGCCAAGACCGGTGGTGCCACGGCAGTCACCACCATCATGAGCATCGGTGTTGCGGCTGCCTCCACGGCTGGCAATGCCACCGTGCGCCTGGGAGCGGACAATCAGATGGCCTACACCACGTCGGGCCAGGACGACTTCCTCACCATCAATGCAGGCGGCACGCTGGACACCAATGGATACCGGCTGACGCTGAACTCCTTCGCCGGCTTTGGTGCCACCATCACAGGCAGCGGCACCGTGGCTGTGAACCGCACGGGGGGCACGATCACCTTTGGCGGCATCAGCAGCATCAGCAGCACGCTGCAGATCACCACCTCCACCGGCAGCGGCTCGGCCTTGCGCACGATGCAGGTCACCAATGTGGTGGACCAGCTTACCATCAGCGGCTCGATCACCCAGGCCGCGGGAGTCGCGGGCTCTTTTAACAAGACAACTTCCGGCACCTTGATCTTTAGCGGGGACAACAGCTACTCCGGCCTGACGACCGTCACTGCTGGCATCCTCAACATACGCAGCGCCACGGCGCTGGGCACCACGGCGGCAGGCACGGTGGTCAACTCCGGGGGCACGCTGCAGATCCAGGGCGGAATCACCACTACGGCAGAAGGTCTGACGCTGGCGGGGAGCACGGGCTTTGCCGGCGTGACTGGCATTAACATCCAGACCGGCGCGCTGGTGAACGTGAGCGGCGTCAACAACTACACCGGCCTCGTGGGCCTCTCCACAGGCGCGGCCACCATCTCATCCGACAGCGGCACGCTGAACCTGACCAACACCGGCACCATCTCCGGCGCGGGCCTGGGGCTCACGCTCGCAGGCGCGGGAGATGGCAGCATCTCCAGCATCATCGGCATCACCACTGGCGTGCTGACCAAGAACGGCACCGGCACCTGGACCCTCAAAGGAGTAAACACCAGCACCGGCGGCATCGCCATCAATGCGGGCACGCTGAAGCTCGGCGACGGCATCTCCGGAAGCTGGAACAATGCCCTGGGCCTGACTTACACAGGCAGCGGCACATTTGCCTACGGTGGTATAGCTCTGGGAGGCGGAACACAGGGTCTCGGCGCACTCACACTCACCAGCGGCGGAGGCACACTGAGAGTGGATGCGCCCTCATCGGGCACCAATGCCCTCACCTTCGCCTCCCTGGCATCCCCGGCATATGGCACCGGATTAAACATCCTCTCTCCTGCCAGCACCAGCGTCACCATCACCGGCAGCAGCAACACCAACGGCATCCTGGACCCGCGCATCATTTACAACGGGGCCGACTTTGCCGCATCCACCTCCGGCCTTATCGGTGCGGCGGCCACCACCACGGCAACCAGCAGCCTCACAGCAGGAAATACCACGCCTTACCTCATCAGCAGCTCCTTTGCACAAACCACCTCCGCCATCATCAATGCGGGTCTGAAATTTGCCAGCAGCTACACTTTGACCATCAGCAACGGCGTGCTGCTCACGATCAACAACGGCACCAACACCGCAGGCGGCATCCTCGTCAGCGGCGGCGCGTCGGATGTGATCGCCGACGGCGGCGGTGCCAGCGGCCTGAGCACCGGCGGCAGCGGCGATCTCGTGATCTACACAGCCACAGCAGCCGACAGTCTGACTCTCCAGGTGCCGGTGACCAGCAGCACCACGGGCGGCGTGACAAAGAATGGCGCAGGCTCACTGACCCTCTCCGTGGCCAGCACCTACACTGGAGCCACCAGCATCAATGCAGGCACCTTGATCCTCGGCAATGCCCTGTCCCTGAGCACCTCAGCCGCCACCGTGCAGGTGGGCGGTGTGCTGGACCTCAACGGCCAGCTGGCCGCCAATGCCGTGACACTGAACGGCACCGGCATCAGCAGCAGCGGCGCGCTGATCAACAACAGCGGCACCGCAGCCACCATCGGCGCGCTCACCATTGGTCTGGGGAATGGCACAGGCGGCATCGGGGCCAGCATCGGCGGCAGCGGCAGCATCACCTCCACGGGAGTGCTCACGGGGGACAATCTTCTCGTCAAGACTGGCACAGGCACCGTGACCTTTGGCAACAACGCCGGCACTGCGCTGGCCAGCACGCGTGTGGGAGCAACGCGCATCGACTCAGGCACCCTGCGCATCAGCAATTCCACCTCCGCGCTCGGCACCACCGCTGCGGCCGTCATTCTCAATGGCGGCGCTCTCAGCCTCGGCAGCACGGCTTCTGTCGTGGCCTATCCCGTCTATGTCACCGCCAGCTCCGCCATCGTGTCGGATGTCTTCACCGCAGGCGCGGGCCTCACGCACACGCTGGGGGCGCTCACCATCGGCACACAGACGCTGACCATCACCGCCGGTGGCAATGTCACCACCGCCAGCACCAATGCGGGCGTGACCTTCGGAGCCACTTCCCTGCTGGGAAATCCCACCTTTGATGTGCAGAGCCCCTCTACCGCCACCAGCGGCACGACCACGCTCACCCTCGGAGCCTTGAGCGACCTCGGCGTGGCCAGAACGCTGACCTTCACCAATTCCGGCAGTTCCTCCACCAACAGCATCGTCACTCTCGGCACAGCGATGGTCAGCCTCATCGACGGCACGCTGGTGAATCTCAACGCAGGCAGCAGCGCGGGAGTGACGCTGAATCTGAACGTCGCCGCCGCGCTGGGCACGCTGGCCCAGGTGAACATCGGCACGAACAGCATCCTCAATCTCGGTGCGGCGCAGACCATCGCTTCCCTCTCAGGCAGCGGAAGAGTCACAGGAGCTTTTGTGCTCACGGTAGGAAATGCCAATAGTGGCACGGCCTTCAGCACCACCTACTCCGGCGTTCTCGGCTTTGGCAGCGTGGGCACAGGCTTGAACAAAAACGGCATTGGCACACTCACCCTGAGCGGCGCGAACGCTTACACAGGATCGACCACGGTGACGCTCGGCATCTTGCAGCTAGGGAGCAGCAGCGCACTGGGCGCGACAAGTGGCGTGACCATCAGCGCAGGCGGCACGCTGGATCTCAATGGGCAGAGCACAGGACGAAATTTCACCTCGGTGAATGGTGCGGGCTTCAACAATGGCGGTGCCATCATCAACAGCAGCTCCACCACGGGCACCATCACCGGCAGCATGGTGCTGGGCGCAGCCGCCAGCATGGGCGGCACAGGCAATATCACGATCAACAACACCACCGGCCTCACGGGCAATTTCCAGCTCACCAAGATCGGCACGGGCACGCTGACCTTCATCGACACCACCACCACGAGCGCCCGCACCGGAGCCAATCAGATCAACGACGGCACACTGCGCCTGCAGTCCGCTGCACTCACCGCAGTGAGCCCGCTGGGCACCACCGGCGCGTGGACGCTCAATGGAGGCACGCTCAGCCTGGGCTTTGACACAGCCAACAACCTGATGACGGGCACCATCACCCTCAATGCCAATGCCACCATCGTCACCGACGTGGCCACGCTGAACAACGCCGCCGTGACCCAGACAATGGGCAGCATGGTGGTGAACAACAACAGCACGCTCACCGTGCAGACCGGCGGCAATGTGGCAGCCGGTGGCACGCAGGGACTGACACTCGGAGGGGTGACGCTGAACGGCAATGTGACTTTTGACGTGCAGAACTCCGCCACAGCCACCACGCGCCTGACACTGGGGGCGATCAGCGATGTGGCCATCGCCCCGCGCACCCTCACCTTTACCAACACCGGCAGCGCCACCACCAATAGCCTCGTGACGCTGGCCTCCACCACCGGCAGCCTAGTGGATGGCACGGTGGTGAATCTGAACAGCGGCACCAATGCGGGTGTGACGCTAAACGTCATCACCGCCGCCACAGCACTCGGCTCCCTGGCGCAGCTCAATGTCAATGGCAGCAGCATCTTCACCGCAGGCATCTCCAGCATCGTGCTCGGCTCCCTCTCAGGCAATGGCACGGTGAATGCCAGCACCGCCGCCACGCTGACCATCGGCAGCGTGAGCAGCAGCACGGTGCTCAGCACCGAATTCACCGGCACGCTGGGCAATGGCACTGGAACTCTGGCGCTGACCAAAAACGGCCTGGGCACTCTGACCCTCAGCGGGGCGAACTCCTACTCAGGAGCCACCATCGTGAGCCTGGGTGTTTTGAAACTCAACAACGCCACCGCGCTGGGAGCCACCACAGGTGTGACCATCAGCGCAGGCGGCACGATGGATCTCAATGGCCAGAGCACCGACCGCAACTTCACCTCGATCAGCGGTTATGGACAAAACGGTGCTGGAGCCATCACCAACAGCAGCGCCACCACCGCCACGATCACCGGGACCACCGTGCTGGGTGCCGTTGCAAAAATCGGCGGCACAGGAAACATCACCGTCAGCAACACCGGAGGCCTCACGGGCAATGCGCTTCTGACCAAGTTTGGCACAGGCACGCTCACCTTCATCAGCACTGCAGCCAGCGCACGCAGCGGTGCCAATCAAATCGACGCCGGCACTTTGCGACTTCAGGCTGCCACCGCCATTGCCACTATCGGCACTGGGGCCATGGCTCTGAACGGCGGCACGCTCAGCCTGGGCTACGATGCCGGGGGAACCGTCGGCGGTGTGGTGAACGTGCTGACCAGCTCCACCATCATCGCAGACCGCGCCAGTGCAGGTGCGGGAGGCTATGCTCTGACCCTGGGCGCGCTGACCATCGGCAGCAGCACCCTGACTATACAGGCTGGCGGCAATGTGACCAGCGGCACGATCGGCCTGACGCTCGGTGCCGTAAGCATCGGCGGCTCCTCCATGCAAGGCGGCAATCCGGTCTTTGACGTGCAGGGCTCCGCCAGCGCCACAGCCATGCTAGCATTGGGGGCCATCACGGATCAGTCCATCACGGCACGCACGCTCACCTTCCAAAACAGCGGCACCGGAGCCAGCACCGTCACGCTCACCGCTGCGGCCACCAGCCTGGTGGACGGCACCATCGTCAATCTGGCCAGCACCGGCAGTGCGGTTACGGTGAACTTAAACGCCGCAGGAGCGCTTGGCAGCTTTGCACAGGTGAGCGTTAGCAGCGGCAACACACTGTCCCTCGGTGCGGCACAGACGATTGCCTCTCTCAATGGTGCAGGCACGGTGACTGCCTCGGTCGATTCCATCCTCACGATTGGCAATCTGGCCAGCCCTACGGTGAGCAACTCCACCTTCAACGGCGTGCTCTCCGGCAGCGTGTCCATCTCCAAGACCGGCTCCGGCAGCCTGACCATCGGCGGCTCTTCCTCCAATACCTACTCCGGATCCTCCGGCACGGTCATCACCAGCGGTGCCGTCATCCTGGCCAAAACGGGCGGCGCAGTCGCCATCCCGACCAATCTCACCCTCGGCTCTGTCAATGGAAACAACGGCACGGCATCGCTTCAGACCAATGGCAGCAATCAGATCGCCAGCACGGCTGCGGTGACCATCAATGCCGGGTCTTCCATGAATCTGAACGGCTACAATCAGGCCGTCGGCAATCTGAACGGCACGCCCGGCAGCACCATCGTCAACAACGCCGCCAGCACCACCGCCACGCTCACCATCGGCTCGAATGATGCCACGGGCGGCCAGTTCCTGGGAACGATTGCCGACAACTCCGGCAGCGGTGGCACGATGGCCCTGACAAAGACCGGCGCAGGCAGCAGCCTTCTCGGCGGGTGGAATTCCTACAGCGGAGCCACCCTTGTGCAGGGCGGCTCGCTGCAGGTGGGCGGCTCTGGCGCAGGCAGCACCGGCACGGGGGCCGTCACTGTGCAGAACGGCGCGACTCTGCTCGGCACCGGGACCGTGCAGGGCTCCAGCTTTACCGCACTCAGCGGCTCCACCGTGCAGGCGGGCGATGCAGCTGCCGCCAGCAGCTTTGGCACACTGACCTTCAAGCCCTCCTCGGGCTCAGGTGTCATCGACTTCCAGGCGGGTAGCACGATCGTCCTCAATCTCAATCCCGGCGGCACCTCCGATCTGCTCAACATCATCGGCACTGGCAGCAGCACCCTCCTCTTTAATGGCAACATCACCATCACCGCTCCTGGTTTCACCCCCACAGTCGCTGCGGTGTTTAATCTCATCGACTGGTCCGGCCTCGCCTCCGCTCCCACCTTTGACAGCCGCTTCACCTACCTCGGCCTGCTTACAGGGAATGGAGATGAAGCCAGCGGCTTTGACCTGCCGGACATCTCCAGCTCCGGCCTCGCCTGGGACATCAGCGGCTTCATCACCAACGGCACCATCGCCATCGTGCCGGAGCCCTCGCGCTGGATGCTGCTCGGCATGAGCCTGGCCCTGAGCCTGCTCCGCCGCCGGAGAAGGTAG